The Candidatus Methylomirabilis limnetica genome has a window encoding:
- a CDS encoding MBL fold metallo-hydrolase codes for MQLTILGSGTAIPSLIRGSPGLLVEVAGSSLLFDGGSGTLPRLLKAEISVTELDRVFYTHLHPDHTGDLVPLLFALRNPIWRRTKPLHLTGPKGFLAFYEGLIHLYGDWIAAKTYELVLTETLQEVTEGVGFRVIPREVVHLQHSLCYRIESADGKSLVFSGDTTYCDAMIEAAKGADLLVLECSAPDEQPMKGHLTPTEAGQIAALSGCRRLVLTHFYPTCEAYDLVTPCKKVFDGEVILAEDLMRLDV; via the coding sequence ATGCAGCTCACGATCCTTGGCTCCGGGACCGCCATTCCAAGCCTCATACGGGGATCACCCGGCCTTTTGGTCGAGGTGGCTGGTTCCTCGCTTCTGTTCGACGGCGGATCGGGCACGCTGCCGAGACTCCTCAAGGCGGAGATTTCGGTCACTGAACTGGACCGAGTCTTCTACACCCATCTTCATCCGGATCACACCGGTGATCTGGTCCCGCTCCTGTTCGCCCTCAGGAATCCGATCTGGCGACGGACTAAGCCGCTGCACCTCACAGGCCCAAAGGGATTTCTGGCCTTTTACGAAGGCCTGATCCATCTGTACGGCGACTGGATCGCTGCAAAGACGTACGAGTTGGTACTCACTGAGACGCTCCAGGAGGTTACGGAAGGCGTAGGGTTCCGGGTGATTCCTCGTGAGGTGGTGCACCTTCAGCATAGCCTCTGCTACCGGATCGAGTCGGCCGATGGCAAGAGCCTGGTCTTCTCCGGCGATACGACCTATTGTGACGCGATGATCGAGGCGGCCAAGGGGGCGGACCTGCTTGTCCTGGAGTGCTCTGCCCCTGATGAACAGCCGATGAAGGGCCATCTGACCCCGACGGAGGCTGGCCAGATCGCGGCCCTGTCCGGCTGCCGCCGACTGGTTCTGACGCACTTTTACCCGACCTGCGAGGCGTACGATCTCGTCACCCCCTGCAAGAAGGTCTTTGACGGTGAGGTGATCCTGGCGGAAGACCTGATGCGCCTGGATGTGTAA
- a CDS encoding Spy/CpxP family protein refolding chaperone: MSTWKRLGIGLLTTTMLIGGGMASAQKEQPKESDPFQNLGLSADQHTKLEAAKKDRMAALGASEQKMLDLRKKLVSLIFDKKASDKDIDQVVNQLGAADKEVLLSQIKFHKTIRQALTQEQLTTLSKGGSK; the protein is encoded by the coding sequence ATGAGTACGTGGAAAAGATTGGGGATTGGACTGCTGACGACAACGATGCTGATCGGAGGGGGCATGGCTTCGGCTCAAAAGGAGCAGCCCAAGGAGTCAGACCCTTTCCAAAATCTAGGGCTTTCGGCCGATCAGCATACTAAGCTTGAGGCGGCCAAGAAGGATCGGATGGCAGCGCTGGGCGCGAGTGAGCAGAAGATGTTGGATCTTCGAAAGAAGCTGGTGAGCTTGATCTTTGACAAGAAGGCGTCGGACAAGGATATTGACCAGGTGGTCAACCAACTTGGAGCAGCCGATAAAGAGGTGCTTCTGTCACAGATCAAATTTCATAAGACGATACGGCAGGCCCTCACCCAGGAGCAGCTTACAACCCTGAGCAAAGGGGGTAGTAAGTAA
- the glgA gene encoding glycogen synthase GlgA: MKILFAASEAVPFAHTGGLGDVAGALPKALSRLGHDVRLIMPLYRSVEVERHRLDVVTKGIEVPATSGPQAVDLLEGRLSNGMRVYFVRHDPSFNRTGLYQSPSAEDYPDNAERFALFCRAVLEVCRAVSFQPEVLHAHDWQTALLPVYLKTTLQTDPFFQQTATVFTIHNMGYQGLFPPEVLPRLLLPLELFTPAGLEFYGKGNLLKGGLLFADLLTTVSRRYSQEIQTAERGFGLDGILRERKSDLFGVLNGIDPEEWNPASDPHIAAHYTVDDLAGKARCKADLQQRFKLSVKATVPLLAVISRLAGQKGLDLLRDILEPLMAMNLQLVLLGSGEKELEVAFREAAAKYPAKLAVQIGFDIPLSHQIEAGADIFLMPSRYEPCGLNQMYSLAYGTIPVVCATGGLDDTIVQFDPVTGEGNGFRFEKSTTTAFLQAIGQALALYPEKALWPRLITNAMTADFTWDRSAREYERLYRRAAEKKGEQ, encoded by the coding sequence GTGAAAATTCTTTTTGCGGCTTCTGAGGCCGTGCCGTTTGCCCACACCGGGGGGCTCGGCGATGTGGCTGGCGCGCTGCCAAAGGCGCTCAGTCGGCTTGGGCACGATGTCCGGCTCATCATGCCGCTCTACCGCTCCGTAGAGGTAGAGCGGCACCGACTCGATGTCGTTACAAAAGGGATCGAGGTTCCGGCGACTTCTGGCCCGCAAGCAGTGGATCTGCTTGAGGGGCGCCTCTCAAACGGGATGCGGGTCTACTTTGTTCGCCACGATCCCTCGTTCAACCGTACTGGCCTCTATCAGAGCCCATCTGCAGAGGATTACCCGGACAATGCGGAGCGGTTTGCCCTGTTCTGCCGGGCGGTCTTGGAGGTATGCCGAGCGGTCTCTTTCCAGCCGGAGGTTCTGCACGCCCACGATTGGCAGACGGCGTTGCTCCCTGTTTACCTGAAGACCACCCTCCAAACTGACCCCTTTTTCCAGCAGACCGCGACCGTCTTTACTATCCACAACATGGGTTACCAGGGTCTCTTCCCGCCGGAGGTGCTGCCGAGGTTGCTGTTGCCGCTGGAGCTATTCACGCCGGCGGGCCTCGAGTTTTATGGGAAGGGCAATCTGCTGAAAGGCGGGTTGCTCTTCGCCGACCTGCTCACCACCGTAAGCCGTCGCTATAGCCAGGAGATCCAGACCGCAGAGCGTGGGTTCGGTCTGGACGGCATCCTCAGAGAGCGGAAGAGCGATCTCTTCGGAGTATTAAATGGGATCGATCCCGAGGAATGGAACCCGGCCAGCGATCCTCACATCGCTGCTCACTACACGGTCGATGACCTTGCCGGAAAGGCCCGATGTAAGGCGGATCTCCAGCAACGATTTAAGCTCTCGGTCAAGGCCACTGTGCCGCTGTTAGCCGTGATCTCCAGGCTGGCTGGGCAGAAGGGGCTCGACCTGCTGCGCGACATCCTGGAGCCGCTGATGGCGATGAACCTGCAACTCGTCCTGCTAGGGAGCGGTGAGAAGGAACTCGAAGTGGCCTTTCGTGAGGCAGCGGCCAAGTATCCGGCCAAGCTGGCCGTCCAGATCGGCTTCGACATCCCGTTGTCGCATCAGATTGAAGCCGGCGCCGATATCTTCCTGATGCCATCGCGGTATGAACCGTGCGGTCTGAATCAGATGTACAGTTTGGCCTACGGAACGATTCCGGTTGTCTGCGCCACAGGTGGGCTGGACGACACCATTGTCCAGTTCGATCCCGTGACGGGGGAGGGGAACGGATTCAGGTTTGAGAAATCGACCACGACTGCTTTTCTGCAGGCCATCGGGCAGGCTTTGGCCTTGTATCCTGAGAAAGCCCTGTGGCCTCGGCTGATCACGAATGCCATGACCGCTGACTTCACCTGGGATCGCTCTGCCCGAGAATATGAGCGGCTCTATCGGCGCGCTGCCGAGAAGAAAGGTGAACAGTAG
- the smpB gene encoding SsrA-binding protein SmpB — translation MTSTQERRILCSNRRARYEYQIEEVIEAGIVLTGTEVKSLRDGKADLKDSYAAIDGQEAYLFNCHISPYTAGNRFNPDPNRKRKLLLNRIEIARFVGKVQEKGLTLIPLSFYLTRRKIKLELALARGKKLYDKRETLKQRAMTKEMDQLTRGRADRDRR, via the coding sequence ATGACATCGACACAGGAAAGAAGAATCCTCTGCTCCAACCGGCGGGCGAGGTATGAGTACCAGATCGAGGAGGTCATCGAGGCCGGTATAGTTCTTACCGGAACCGAGGTGAAGTCGTTGCGGGATGGCAAGGCTGACCTGAAAGATAGTTATGCCGCCATTGATGGGCAGGAGGCGTATCTGTTTAACTGTCACATCAGCCCTTACACCGCAGGAAATCGATTTAACCCGGACCCGAACCGTAAGCGGAAACTACTGCTGAACAGGATAGAGATCGCCAGGTTTGTGGGGAAGGTCCAAGAAAAGGGTCTCACCTTGATCCCGCTGAGTTTCTATCTGACTCGACGGAAGATCAAGCTGGAACTGGCGCTGGCCCGTGGGAAAAAGCTGTACGATAAGCGGGAAACCCTGAAGCAGCGCGCGATGACGAAAGAGATGGACCAGCTCACTCGCGGCCGTGCGGATCGGGATCGGCGGTAG
- a CDS encoding HU family DNA-binding protein yields MTKAELVDKIAKDACITKKAAEQALASVESGVQDSLKKGKKVTLVGFGTFSVAKRAARNGRNPQTGAVIKIKACKVVRFRPGKTLKTVVNSGR; encoded by the coding sequence ATGACCAAAGCGGAACTAGTGGATAAGATTGCCAAGGATGCGTGCATCACGAAAAAGGCGGCAGAACAAGCCCTGGCCAGTGTCGAGTCAGGGGTGCAGGACTCTCTCAAGAAAGGGAAGAAGGTCACCCTGGTCGGCTTTGGGACGTTCTCGGTGGCTAAGCGAGCGGCCCGGAACGGGCGCAATCCCCAGACCGGTGCTGTCATCAAGATCAAGGCGTGTAAGGTCGTACGCTTCAGGCCGGGAAAGACCTTGAAAACTGTCGTCAACTCTGGCAGGTAA
- a CDS encoding NYN domain-containing protein — protein MWIVIDGYNVIRRSPQLHPIDRRDLQEGREALLTTLAAYRRLKGHRITVVFDGWEQGGISEQVRLTAGLQVVFSRRGERADQVIVRFVEKAPSGAVVVTSDRALADDVARTGALVLSAEEFHERIDLALREGDGGEFQKDDDSVPESPGPGRLKGPARRPSRQAKRRITTLKRL, from the coding sequence ATGTGGATTGTGATTGATGGCTATAATGTGATCCGCCGCTCCCCTCAACTTCACCCCATTGATCGCCGAGACCTGCAGGAGGGGCGGGAAGCTCTCCTGACAACATTAGCCGCCTACCGACGCCTGAAGGGTCACCGGATCACTGTCGTTTTCGATGGGTGGGAACAGGGCGGGATCAGCGAGCAGGTGAGACTCACCGCTGGCCTGCAGGTGGTCTTCTCGCGCCGCGGGGAGCGAGCCGATCAGGTCATCGTGCGGTTTGTTGAGAAAGCCCCCTCAGGGGCGGTAGTGGTTACATCAGATCGGGCTTTGGCAGATGACGTGGCGCGAACCGGCGCCTTGGTCCTCTCGGCCGAGGAGTTTCACGAGCGCATAGATCTCGCACTCCGAGAAGGGGATGGTGGCGAGTTTCAAAAAGATGACGATTCGGTCCCCGAATCCCCAGGGCCTGGAAGGCTAAAGGGTCCCGCAAGACGCCCATCGAGGCAAGCCAAGCGCCGGATCACCACTCTCAAGCGCTTGTGA
- the thiE gene encoding thiamine phosphate synthase, with protein sequence MRPVEPGTFLSTRNPKPETRNPSSWGLYVVTDRSLTKGRPIEVVVEAALAGGAKAIQLREKDLSTRDLYELVERLLPLVRGRGACLLINDRVDLTLALPIDGIHLSRTSLPPAETRALLGPTRLIGVSCHSLEEAIEAERGGADFVMLGPLFPTPSKAAYGPPIGMARLEEVRRRVRLPILGIGGITASNTASVMAAGADGAAVISAIMTADDPADAVASLLHIIRSAPTGAAGR encoded by the coding sequence ATGCGACCCGTGGAACCCGGAACATTTCTTTCAACCCGAAACCCGAAACCCGAAACCCGAAACCCGTCTTCATGGGGTCTGTACGTCGTAACAGACCGATCCCTGACGAAAGGTCGGCCCATTGAGGTAGTCGTCGAGGCCGCGCTTGCCGGTGGGGCGAAAGCCATCCAGCTCCGCGAGAAGGACCTATCTACGCGAGATCTCTATGAACTGGTTGAGCGACTCCTCCCGCTTGTGCGCGGGCGAGGCGCCTGCCTCCTCATCAACGACCGAGTCGATTTGACGTTGGCCCTGCCGATCGACGGTATTCACCTTTCCAGAACGAGCCTCCCGCCTGCCGAGACGCGGGCCCTACTGGGACCAACGCGACTGATCGGCGTCTCCTGCCACTCTCTCGAAGAGGCAATCGAGGCTGAGAGAGGGGGAGCCGACTTCGTCATGCTCGGTCCGCTGTTCCCGACGCCATCCAAAGCAGCGTACGGACCGCCCATTGGTATGGCGCGGCTTGAGGAGGTGAGGCGGCGGGTTCGGTTGCCGATCTTGGGCATTGGAGGAATCACAGCCTCAAACACGGCTTCCGTGATGGCGGCCGGTGCCGACGGGGCGGCCGTGATCTCCGCCATCATGACGGCGGACGATCCAGCCGACGCCGTTGCTTCCCTGCTACATATCATCCGCTCTGCCCCCACGGGTGCGGCAGGGCGCTAG
- a CDS encoding thiazole synthase, translated as MENGDTLKFAGREFRSRLIVGTGKFPDHRTMQQAHEASGAEMITVAVRRVNLDRTQESLLDYIDTKRFALLPNTAGCYTADEAIKTAMLAREVGLSDMVKLEVIGDQRTLFPDTEELLKATKVLVKEGFVVLPYTNDDPVMAKKLEDAGAAVVMPLAAPIGSGLGIRNPHNIRIILEAARVPIIIDAGVGTASDASIAMELGCDGVLMNTAIACAKDPVAMAAAMRHAMIAGRLAYLAGRIQKKLYANASSPLEGMIG; from the coding sequence ATGGAGAACGGCGACACCCTTAAATTTGCCGGTAGGGAGTTTCGGTCGCGGCTCATCGTTGGGACGGGCAAGTTCCCGGACCATCGAACGATGCAGCAGGCTCATGAGGCCTCGGGTGCCGAGATGATAACGGTGGCGGTCAGAAGGGTGAACCTGGATCGAACCCAGGAGTCGCTCCTGGACTATATCGACACCAAACGGTTCGCGCTCCTGCCCAATACTGCCGGCTGCTATACTGCGGACGAGGCGATCAAGACCGCGATGCTGGCCCGGGAGGTCGGTCTCTCTGACATGGTTAAGCTGGAGGTGATCGGCGATCAGCGGACCCTCTTCCCGGATACCGAGGAGCTGCTGAAGGCCACCAAGGTCTTGGTCAAGGAGGGCTTCGTGGTCTTGCCCTACACCAACGACGATCCGGTCATGGCGAAGAAGTTGGAGGATGCCGGTGCAGCCGTAGTGATGCCGCTTGCCGCCCCGATCGGTTCCGGCCTTGGGATACGAAACCCGCACAACATCAGGATCATCCTCGAGGCGGCGCGGGTTCCGATTATTATCGATGCGGGGGTGGGCACGGCTTCGGATGCCTCTATCGCCATGGAGCTGGGATGCGATGGCGTCCTGATGAACACGGCGATCGCATGCGCCAAAGATCCGGTCGCGATGGCGGCAGCGATGCGGCACGCGATGATTGCCGGGCGATTGGCGTACCTGGCCGGACGGATACAGAAGAAGCTCTACGCCAACGCCTCAAGCCCACTCGAAGGCATGATCGGATAG
- the thiS gene encoding sulfur carrier protein ThiS: protein MELTVNGKKLEATDGATITALLGELQINPLRVAVQLDQRIIKRELYESTALQAGDTLEIITFMAGGSQ, encoded by the coding sequence GTGGAACTTACAGTCAACGGGAAGAAGCTCGAAGCGACAGACGGCGCCACGATTACCGCGTTGCTGGGGGAGTTGCAGATCAACCCGCTCAGGGTTGCGGTCCAGCTTGATCAGCGGATCATCAAGCGCGAGCTGTATGAGAGCACTGCGCTGCAAGCAGGGGACACGCTGGAGATTATCACCTTCATGGCTGGCGGATCCCAATGA
- a CDS encoding enoyl-CoA hydratase/isomerase family protein has product MAYKTLIHTVKGSVANITLNRPDRYNALNRQMVEELLEVVLACHEDRAVRAVVLMGAGQAFCAGGDVRGFIEHTNTITLHVKRLLMSLHSVITCICRMSKPVIAGVGGVAAGAGMGLVMACDLAVAAESARFTMAYTKIGATPDASSSYFLPRLVGLRRAMELTFTNRVLTAEEAKEWGLVNRVVPDAELVTVVDAMANELAAGPTPALGRAKRLLFMSDHASLETQMENEAQLIALSSQTADFREGVQAFIEKRTPAFSGRE; this is encoded by the coding sequence ATGGCCTACAAGACACTGATCCACACGGTAAAGGGCTCGGTGGCCAATATCACCCTGAACCGGCCTGATCGTTACAATGCCCTGAATAGGCAGATGGTGGAGGAGCTGCTGGAGGTGGTCCTCGCCTGCCACGAGGACCGGGCAGTTCGTGCGGTGGTGCTGATGGGCGCCGGCCAGGCCTTTTGCGCCGGCGGAGATGTCAGGGGGTTCATCGAACATACGAACACCATCACCCTGCACGTAAAACGGCTGTTGATGTCTCTTCACAGCGTGATCACATGCATCTGTCGTATGTCAAAGCCGGTCATCGCTGGAGTGGGCGGGGTAGCCGCCGGCGCCGGGATGGGCTTGGTCATGGCCTGCGATCTGGCGGTGGCGGCTGAGTCTGCTCGATTCACCATGGCCTATACGAAAATTGGCGCTACCCCGGATGCCAGCTCGAGTTATTTTCTTCCACGATTAGTGGGGTTGCGACGCGCTATGGAGTTGACATTCACCAACCGGGTTCTGACGGCAGAAGAGGCTAAAGAATGGGGACTGGTGAACCGGGTAGTGCCAGACGCTGAGCTTGTTACTGTTGTAGACGCCATGGCGAACGAGCTAGCCGCCGGCCCGACGCCCGCCCTCGGGCGAGCCAAGCGGCTCCTGTTCATGAGCGACCATGCAAGCCTGGAGACCCAAATGGAGAACGAGGCCCAGCTCATCGCGCTGAGCAGCCAGACTGCGGACTTTCGCGAAGGAGTACAAGCCTTTATCGAGAAGCGCACACCGGCATTCAGTGGGCGGGAGTAA
- a CDS encoding NYN domain-containing protein, whose translation MNEEKRLALFIDFENIAIGIKQAKKQFEIGLVLERLVEKGTIMVKRAYADWGRYAEYKRHLHEAAIELIDIPQKRISGKNSADIRLAVDAMDLAWSKEHLNTFVIVSGDSDFSPLVSKLRENNKEVIGLGVKNSVSELLVDNCDEFIYYEDLIRSPKKPPVLAGLPEKKVEVFELLSDSIQALMRENKEVLWGSMVKQTMIRKRPSFNEGYYGYSTFSKLLEDAVKHNIIELRRDPKSGTYIITSFAEGT comes from the coding sequence ATGAACGAAGAGAAGAGACTCGCCCTCTTCATCGACTTTGAGAACATCGCGATTGGTATCAAACAGGCCAAGAAGCAGTTCGAGATCGGCCTTGTGCTTGAGCGGCTCGTGGAGAAGGGAACGATTATGGTCAAGCGTGCCTACGCCGACTGGGGACGCTACGCTGAGTACAAACGGCACCTCCACGAAGCGGCTATCGAGCTGATCGACATCCCGCAGAAGCGAATCAGCGGCAAGAATAGTGCTGATATCCGGCTGGCGGTGGATGCGATGGACCTGGCGTGGTCCAAGGAGCACCTGAACACCTTTGTCATCGTCTCTGGTGATAGCGATTTTTCGCCTCTGGTCTCCAAATTGCGAGAGAATAATAAGGAGGTCATCGGTCTCGGCGTTAAGAATTCGGTCTCGGAGCTGCTGGTGGACAACTGCGACGAATTCATCTACTACGAAGACCTGATTCGCTCCCCCAAGAAGCCACCCGTCCTCGCCGGCCTGCCTGAGAAGAAGGTGGAGGTATTCGAACTCCTGAGCGACTCTATCCAGGCTCTCATGCGGGAGAACAAAGAGGTGCTCTGGGGGTCAATGGTCAAACAGACGATGATCCGCAAGCGGCCCTCCTTTAACGAAGGGTACTACGGATACAGTACCTTTTCCAAGCTGTTAGAGGACGCTGTCAAACACAATATCATCGAGCTGAGGCGGGATCCTAAGAGTGGTACGTATATCATCACCAGCTTCGCGGAAGGCACATAA
- a CDS encoding sodium/calcium exchanger protein — MSVNLRLIAAILLPLQWIGIRLFDVHLPPQWEMVGAGLAIFGAAFLLSWAAEVAQVDIPQALALAFLALVAVLPEYAVDIYFAWSAGKDPTYIPYATANMTGANRLLIGVGWASVVVTFWLKTRHRQVVLDRSRYIELFHLVLATIYSFIIPLKGTLSALDSLILVAIFVSYMISVSKAQVVEPELDGGVGELLMQLQPNYRRLATIAMFVYAGLGIFLAAEPFAESLLATGRIFAIEEFLLVQWLAPLASESPEFIVAIVFALRGNPGASMGTLLSSKVNQWTLLIGTLPLAYNLSAGHLGAMHLDARQTEEIFLTAAQSLFAIAVLVNLSFSLTEAGLIFVLFITQLFFTDPISRHLYAIGYIVLAVSWFIASRSSRQGLAAMVVERWAGTTVAASHQK; from the coding sequence ATGAGCGTAAATCTGCGGTTGATCGCCGCCATCCTTTTGCCCTTGCAGTGGATAGGCATCCGGCTCTTCGACGTTCACCTGCCACCTCAATGGGAGATGGTGGGCGCCGGATTGGCCATCTTTGGGGCCGCGTTCCTCCTCTCCTGGGCGGCCGAGGTGGCACAAGTCGATATCCCGCAGGCGCTCGCGCTTGCCTTCCTCGCGCTGGTTGCCGTGCTCCCGGAATATGCGGTGGACATCTACTTTGCCTGGTCTGCCGGCAAGGACCCGACTTACATCCCTTACGCCACTGCCAACATGACCGGCGCAAATCGCCTACTGATCGGCGTTGGGTGGGCCTCTGTTGTCGTGACATTCTGGCTTAAGACCCGACATCGGCAGGTCGTCCTTGACCGATCTCGCTACATCGAACTCTTTCATCTTGTGCTCGCCACCATCTATAGCTTCATCATCCCACTGAAAGGAACCCTCTCGGCGCTCGACTCGTTAATCCTGGTGGCGATTTTCGTGTCGTACATGATTTCCGTCTCGAAGGCACAGGTCGTCGAACCAGAACTGGATGGAGGGGTCGGGGAACTGCTGATGCAACTACAGCCGAACTATCGTCGGTTGGCTACCATCGCGATGTTCGTCTATGCCGGGCTCGGCATCTTTCTAGCGGCCGAGCCCTTCGCCGAGAGCCTTTTGGCTACCGGCCGGATATTCGCTATTGAGGAGTTTCTCCTGGTGCAGTGGCTGGCGCCGCTGGCCTCCGAGTCGCCCGAGTTCATCGTGGCGATCGTCTTCGCGCTTCGTGGGAACCCAGGGGCTAGCATGGGCACGCTACTGTCTTCCAAGGTCAATCAATGGACCCTCCTGATCGGCACGCTCCCGCTTGCCTACAACCTTTCTGCCGGCCATCTTGGGGCGATGCACCTGGATGCCAGGCAGACCGAGGAGATATTTCTGACAGCGGCCCAATCCCTCTTCGCGATTGCCGTGCTGGTAAATCTTTCGTTCTCTCTGACAGAGGCTGGTCTCATCTTCGTTCTCTTTATCACTCAACTGTTCTTCACGGATCCCATTTCCCGCCACCTCTATGCCATCGGCTACATTGTGCTCGCAGTGTCGTGGTTCATCGCCAGCCGCTCAAGTCGGCAAGGCCTTGCCGCCATGGTGGTGGAGCGATGGGCCGGTACAACCGTGGCGGCTTCCCATCAGAAATGA
- a CDS encoding TVP38/TMEM64 family protein yields MKKTVMIATVLMAVAGLAYAYTLWGEWLDLGGYWEWIAPYTNEQVLARYVEQAGPWGPLVFIGLQALQVIVSPIPGEATGIIGGYLFGTRAGLIYSTIGLTIGSCLAFGLGRWLGHHFARRFVTPKTYEMFFFLTRTQGKLITFLLFLIPGFPKDVLCYILGASPLSFGAFFLLTTVGRIPGTWLLSMQGRQVRTAHYGSLFAFVFFLSIACLLLYLYREPLFRWIKLDHYRRQRQKRDIAGDQEVG; encoded by the coding sequence ATGAAGAAAACCGTGATGATTGCCACGGTCCTCATGGCCGTGGCCGGCCTGGCATACGCCTATACCCTGTGGGGCGAGTGGCTCGACCTGGGAGGGTACTGGGAGTGGATTGCTCCCTACACCAACGAACAGGTTTTAGCTCGGTACGTCGAACAGGCCGGACCGTGGGGACCTCTCGTTTTCATCGGGCTCCAGGCTCTTCAGGTCATAGTCTCGCCGATCCCCGGTGAGGCGACTGGCATCATCGGCGGGTATCTCTTCGGGACGCGTGCAGGTCTCATCTATTCCACCATCGGCTTAACCATCGGCTCCTGCCTCGCCTTCGGCCTAGGTCGTTGGCTGGGACACCATTTCGCTCGCCGATTCGTTACACCCAAGACCTACGAGATGTTCTTCTTTCTCACGCGGACCCAGGGCAAGTTGATCACCTTCCTCCTCTTTCTTATCCCTGGTTTCCCGAAGGACGTCCTGTGCTACATTCTTGGTGCCAGCCCCCTGTCGTTCGGTGCCTTCTTCCTACTCACCACCGTGGGCCGTATCCCCGGTACCTGGCTCCTGTCCATGCAGGGAAGGCAAGTCCGGACCGCTCACTATGGCAGCCTCTTTGCCTTTGTCTTCTTCCTGTCTATAGCGTGTCTGCTGCTCTACCTGTATCGCGAGCCGCTCTTCAGATGGATCAAGCTCGATCATTATCGGCGGCAGCGGCAAAAGCGAGACATAGCAGGGGACCAGGAAGTCGGATGA
- a CDS encoding FmdB family zinc ribbon protein — translation MPIYEYECEVCNHRFEVIQKISDKPVKKCVLCQGKVYKVFSAPGLLFKGSGWYVTDYANPERKKAVEADKKAASADSGSVKAVSKESKKSETP, via the coding sequence GTGCCAATCTACGAATACGAGTGCGAGGTCTGTAATCACAGGTTCGAGGTAATCCAAAAGATCTCTGACAAACCGGTCAAAAAGTGCGTGTTGTGCCAGGGGAAAGTCTACAAGGTTTTCTCCGCCCCCGGCCTGCTCTTTAAGGGATCGGGGTGGTATGTGACCGATTACGCCAATCCAGAGCGGAAAAAGGCCGTAGAGGCAGATAAAAAAGCAGCTTCGGCCGATAGTGGAAGCGTAAAAGCCGTGAGCAAGGAGTCGAAGAAGAGCGAAACCCCCTAA
- a CDS encoding menaquinone biosynthetic enzyme MqnA/MqnD family protein — translation MKPALGKVAYINCEPVYYGIEQGAIPAECRIVEGTPAELNGMLRAGDLDLSVISAIEYACHSDRYLILPDLAIGSDGPTESVLLLSRVKPCDLDGKPVRLSRDSLTSVFLVKLLLAKAFGVRPRFLPAGAETTDSLSEDVAGVLMIGDPALRARGQLPFTLDLGQGWKELTGLPFVFAVWAVRRDFYRDHRDETHRLHRALLCSKRYSLARLDEICEAVCQRVRLNRDACATYLKERLSFDLTPRHLEGLRLFFTLLEAEGELKSIPPLEFIDAVQDNAPG, via the coding sequence GTGAAGCCGGCACTGGGCAAGGTGGCATATATCAATTGTGAGCCGGTCTATTACGGGATCGAGCAGGGCGCGATCCCGGCAGAATGCCGGATCGTTGAGGGGACTCCTGCCGAGCTGAACGGTATGCTCCGGGCGGGGGATCTTGATCTGTCAGTCATCTCCGCCATTGAGTATGCGTGCCATTCGGACAGATATCTGATCCTCCCGGACCTGGCGATAGGTTCGGATGGCCCGACTGAAAGTGTTCTGCTCTTGAGCCGGGTGAAGCCATGCGACCTCGATGGGAAACCGGTCCGCCTGAGCAGGGATTCCCTCACATCGGTCTTCCTGGTAAAGCTCCTGCTTGCGAAGGCGTTTGGGGTGAGGCCTCGGTTTCTGCCGGCCGGGGCAGAGACAACCGACTCACTCTCGGAAGATGTTGCTGGGGTCTTGATGATCGGTGATCCGGCGCTTCGGGCGAGGGGACAACTTCCCTTCACCCTTGATTTAGGTCAGGGATGGAAGGAATTGACGGGTCTGCCGTTTGTCTTTGCCGTCTGGGCGGTCCGCCGAGACTTTTATCGCGATCATCGGGATGAGACGCATCGGCTCCATCGCGCCCTGCTCTGCTCCAAGCGCTACAGCCTCGCTCGGCTTGATGAGATCTGCGAGGCAGTCTGTCAACGGGTCAGGCTGAACCGAGACGCTTGTGCAACCTACCTGAAGGAGCGCCTCTCCTTCGATCTGACTCCACGGCATCTGGAGGGGCTCCGCCTTTTTTTCACATTGCTGGAGGCGGAGGGGGAACTCAAGTCCATACCTCCATTGGAGTTTATCGACGCTGTGCAGGATAACGCACCCGGATGA